Proteins encoded within one genomic window of Trichoderma asperellum chromosome 2, complete sequence:
- a CDS encoding uncharacterized protein (EggNog:ENOG41) — MLSHILDPMGPGSDPRPLSAPESLPLSGSLPASLPVPVPVSETFPTTEQQAVSSDVIATSIAGPALSNPTAQSRITMQAVPSSTTPGPPSASPGTDITAGTATSASDTTTDVFASSATGEAPVPAPHQSHQNSNPYACRDCGRSYSRPEHLVRHVQTHTLGRRFACEICKKSFARKDLLRRHVANHENDSPKKRQRLVSAPNSSRVTQACRPCAAARVKCDETKPCRRCVSRNLACSSFETSPGSSTNLVHLPASGQDTTAQNQPNSGPYIGSADSNSTLQNTPMNFIRDNITSKSSPLSQTNSSRQDDSQLTTPDTGVESGHTLSIAHPNNSTKAGPMEFSNIPFFDFLRDVLYQQPLDLPRPTESQGPAVLDFCDDMDMDLTDMDFGLLDHWNLDLEDGGALITPTLAGQNPQNSAEMSRMRQNLANVWGELPWKWEPTAKDSGYTEQGNLPISAKDLSNAQFQEIKKNLERVVDQKLNLSSRDQILAIILKTCRDASTAGRVSASFPTVDVMDTMMQVFLAAHIRQVSTWIHFPTLKLNSLWPEWVGNAVAAGAVLMPTPTLRKFGFAIQEAVRITIPARFEDNNTAIQNLSLVQALILGQDVGLWSGNRRKMEIAECHLVIPVTMMRYRRLFQRHMYPTIVVDPSDEGETLELKWTKWAAAEQWKRLVFHCYIREAQLSMTALTNPCMSYSELTLPLPERKELWLAKSASEWKTLYLSGTARQQNSKLPSIADAYRDVRQLAENSARIDMQLSVSIFLHGFWSMIFEYSQLSVVHQFRSYSKERPNPLLNSRRQELIRELQSFQFASSDLQDITPQEHVILNLLMMHLYVSLDDLQIFSGKQGEEEARRMYPILQQWTASPESWCAIWCAGQILRYAKMFALGQLKDFYAIAVHHAALALWTYGVVARASQQQDMASQYGYEPMYLDEGDNATSIQHFLSFGQGRPLIQGPTGPSSGAAPGDASVYDPRACMDIAQEILQTNFRRPQDALPPLVENLCQLIKQLGNAAWAVGLG, encoded by the exons ATGCTATCGCATATTCTCGATCCTATGGGCCCGGGCAGCGATCCTCGGCCGCTGTCCGCGCCTGAATCTCTGCCTCTGTCCGGGTCTCTACCTGCATCTCtacctgtgcctgtgcccgTCTCCGAGACTTTTCCGACGACGGAGCAACAGGCCGTGAGTTCTGATGTTATCGCTACAAGTATAGCAGGCCCTGCGCTGTCGAATCCGACGGCCCAAAGTCGCATCACCATGCAGGCTGTACCGTCGTCAACCACGCCTGGTCCTCCTTCAGCTTCTCCTGGGACGGATATCACTGCCGGCACTGCTACCTCGGCTTCAGATACGACCACCGACGTCTTCGCTAGCAGTGCTACCGGCGAAGCTCCAGTGCCAGCACCCCACCAGAGCCATCAGAACAGCAATCCTTATGCTTGCCGCGACTGTGGGCGCTCATACTCACGGCCGGAGCACCTTGTTAGACATGTCCAGACGCACACCTTGGGCCGGCGCTTTGCTTGCGAAATCTGTAAAAAGTCCTTTGCGCGGAAGGATCTTTTGAGGAGGCACGTTGCCAATCATGAGAACGACTCGCCCAAGAAGCGTCAACGACTGGTTTCAGCTCCCAACTCCAGCCGCGTCACCCAGGCCTGCCGCCCTTGCGCCGCTGCTCGAGTCAAATGCGACGAAACGAAACCGTGCAGACGCTGCGTCAGCCGCAACTTGGCATGTTCGTCTTTCGAGACCAGCCCAGGTTCTTCTACGAACCTTGTTCACCTTCCCGCGAGCGGGCAGGACACTACTGCACAAAATCAGCCAAATAGCGGCCCCTATATAGGATCTGCAGATTCGAATTCTACGCTCCAGAATACCCCTATGAACTTTATCCGCGATAACATAACCAGCAAGAGCAGCCCTCTGTCGCAAACCAACTCATCAAGGCAAGATGACAGCCAGCTGACAACTCCCGACACTGGGGTGGAGTCAG GCCATACTCTTAGCATAGCTCACCCAAATAACTCGACGAAAGCTGGCCCTATGGAATTTAGTAACATTCCCTTCTTCGATTTCCTGCGCGATGTCCTGTATCAACAGCCATTAGATCTGCCGCGGCCAACCGAATCTCAAGGTCCAGCCGTGTTGGATTTCTGCGACGACATGGACATGGATCTTACCGATATGGACTTTGGCCTTCTGGACCACTGGAATCTAGATTTAGAGGATGGCGGTGCTCTGATAACACCTACCTTGGCGGGTCAAAACCCTCAAAACTCGGCTGAAATGTCCCGGATGCGACAGAATCTTGCCAACGTCTGGGGAGAATTGCCCTGGAAGTGGGAGCCGACTGCTAAGGATAGTGGCTATACAGAGCAGGGCAACCTGCCCATTTCCGCCAAGGACCTTTCTAATGCGCAGTTTCAAGAAATCAAGAAGAATCTCGAGCGGGTTGTAGACCAGAAGTTGAATCTTTCCAGCCGCGATCAGATCCTGGCcattatattaaagacttgCCGAGATGCTTCGACGGCTGGCCGGGTGTCCGCCTCATTTCCAACAGTGGACGTGATGGACACAATGATGCAAGTTTTCCTAGCCGCCCATATCCGACAGGTATCGACGTGGATACACTTTCCTACCCTCAAACTAAATTCATTATGGCCCGAATGGGTTGGAAACGCCgtggctgctggcgctgtgcTGATGCCGACCCCGACGTTACGCAAGTTTGGATTTGCTATCCAAGAGGCAGTTC GCATTACCATACCTGCAAGA TTTGAGGATAATAACACCGCTATCCAAAATCTCAGTTTGGTTCAAGCGCTCATTTTGGGGCAAGACGTTGGTTTATGGAGCGGTAACCGCAGAAAGATGGAGATCGCCGAGTGCCATTTGGTGATTCCTGTGACG ATGATGAGATATCGACGACTGTTCCAGCGGCACATGTATCCTACTATTGTGGTCGATCCCTCGGACGAGGGTGAAACATTAGAACTAAAGTGGACGAAGTGGGCAGCTGCGGAGCAATGGAAGAG gctGGTATTCCACTGTTACATCCGAGAGGCCCAGTTATCCATGACAGCATTGACAAACCCCTGCATGTCATATTCTGAGTTGACACTACCACTGCCAGAACGGAAGGAGTTGTGGCTCGCAAAGTCGGCATCTGAGTGGAAGACACTTTATTTATCGGGAACGGCTAGACAACAGAATTCAAAGTTGCCGTCAATCGCTGATGCGTACAGAGATGTACGCCAACTTGCCGAAAACTCTGCACGAATTGACATGCAGTTATCTGTGTCAATCTTTCTCCACGGCTTTTGGTCAATGATTTTCGAATACTCTCAACTAAGCGTGGTGCATCAGTTCCGTAGCTACAGCAAAGAACGGCCCAACCCCTTGCTTAACTCCAGGCGCCAGGAGCTTATAAGAGAACTGCAGTCGTTTCAGTTCGCTTCTTCAGATTTACAAGACATCACCCCTCAAGAACACGTCATTCTCAACCTTCTCATGATGCACCTTTACGTGTCTCTAGACGACCTACAGATATTCTCGGGCaaacaaggagaagaagaggcccgCCGTATGTACCCCATTTTGCAACAGTGGACAGCTAGCCCTGAGTCTTGGTGCGCAATTTGGTGCGCGGGACAGATTTTACGGTATGCCAAGATGTTTGCTCTCGGCCAGCTGAAGGATTTCTACGCTATAGCAGTCCACCATGCCGCACTTGCTCTGTGGACGTATGGTGTTGTGGCTCgagccagccagcagcaagatatGGCATCGCAGTATGGATATGAGCCCATGTACCTGGACGAGGGTGATAATGCCACATCGATTCAGCATTTCTTGAGCTTTGGGCAAGGGAGGCCCCTTATCCAGGGGCCCACGGGGCCAAGCTCGGGAGCGGCACCCGGCGATGCATCTGTTTATGACCCTCGTGCATGCATGGATATTGCGCAAGAGATTTTGCAGACGAATTTTAGAAGACCCCAAGACGCCTTGCCGCCTCTCGTGGAGAACCTCTGCCAGCTAATCAAACAGCTTGGAAACGCGGCTTGGGCAGTCGGCTTGGGGTAG